TTCGACGTCCCGCAAGGGTCGTTTTTCTCCATCCTCGGCCCCTCGGGCTGCGGCAAGACCACGCTCCTTCGCATGGTGGCCGGGTTCGAGGAACCCACCTCCGGCGCCATCATGATCCGGGGCAAGGACATGCGCGGGGTGTTGCCCAACCGCCGTCCGGCCAATCTGGTGTTCCAGCACCTGGCCCTTTTTCCCATGATGACCGTGGCCGAAAACATCGCCTTTGGCCTTCGGCGTCGCAAGGTGGCGGCCCCGGAGATAGCCCGGCGCACCGAGGACATCCTGGAGCGCGTGGGGCTGCCCGGCTACGGCGTCAAGCGCGTGGATCAGCTCTCCGGCGGCCAGAAGCAGCGGGTGGCCATCGCCCGGTGTCTGGTCCTGGAGCCCCTGGTGCTGCTTTTGGACGAGCCCCTGGGGGCGCTTGACCTGAAGCTGCGCGAGCAGATGAAGGTCGAACTGAAAAAGCTCCAGGCCAAGGTGGGCACCACCTTCGTCTACATCACCCACGACCAGTCCGAGGCCCTGGTCATGTCCGACGTGGTGGCGGTCATGAACAAAGGCCGCTTTGAGCAGATGGGCAGCCCCCAGGAGCTGTACCGCGCCCCGCAGTCGCCCTTCGTGGCCCGGTTCGTGGGCGAAAACAACATCTGGGCGGGCCGGGTGGAAAAGAGCAGCGGCGACGAGGTCGCCATCAAGACCGACGAGGGCTTCGTTTTTTCGGCCAAAAGCCATTCCCCGCTCACCATAGGCGACCGGGCCGACCTGTTTTTGCGCCCCGAGGCCATGCGCATCGAACCCCGGGAACCCGCCGGGCTCAACACCTTCACCGTCGCCGTGCGGGCCATCCTCTTCGATGGGGCCGCCAGCCGCCTGCTCACGGCCACGGACAGCGGCCACGAACTCATGGTGGCCCTGCCCCAGAACCGCCGCTTCGACCACATCGTTCCCGGACAGACCATCGCCGTGGGCTGGCATCCCGAATCCGGCGTCTGCTTCCCGGCCACGACATCCGCCGCAGCGGCGGCCGCGGGGGAGGCATAGGCCGTGAAAACCTCCCGGCTCTCCCTGTGGATATTTTTAAGCCCCGTGCTCATGTGGCTTTTTTTGCTGATCGTCCTGCCGCATCTCGATCTGTTCATCATGAGCTTCCGGGCCAAGGATGAATACGGCCAGATGGGATTTTCCCTGCAAAACTACGCCAATTTCTTCGCCGAGCCCATCTATTGGCTGACCTTCGTGCGCACCGCGATCTATTCCGTGATCACCACCGTCTTCACCTTCCTTTTGGCCATGCCTGTGGCCTTTTACATCGTCAAGGTGGTGCGCCCGAAATATAAGGGCTTTCTCATGGTGCTTCTGCTTTTGCCCTTTTGGGTCAGCGAGCTGGTGCGGGTCTACGGCTGGATGATCCTTTTGCGCGAATCCGGGGTCGTCAATTTCTTCCTTCTCAAACTCGGCATCGTGGATGCGCCGCTGCACATGCTGTACACCGACGCCACCATGATCATGGGACTGGTCTACACCTCCATGCTGTTCATGGTCGTGCCCGTCATCTCGGTCCTGGAAAGCCTGGACGACAGCCTGATCGAGGCTGCAAGCGACCTGGGCGGCTCCAAAATCAGCATCTGGCGGGAGATCATCCTGCCCCACTGCAAGCCGGGCATCACCTCCGGGGCCATCGTGGTCTTCATGCTGTCGCTTGGCAACTACCTCACCCCCAACCTCATGGGCGGCAAGAACTCCCTGTGGTTCACGGAGCAGATCTACAACCAGTTCATCGCCAGCTTC
Above is a genomic segment from Desulfolutivibrio sulfodismutans DSM 3696 containing:
- a CDS encoding ABC transporter ATP-binding protein encodes the protein MEIDLSVKKCVKSFGSFLAVDNVTFDVPQGSFFSILGPSGCGKTTLLRMVAGFEEPTSGAIMIRGKDMRGVLPNRRPANLVFQHLALFPMMTVAENIAFGLRRRKVAAPEIARRTEDILERVGLPGYGVKRVDQLSGGQKQRVAIARCLVLEPLVLLLDEPLGALDLKLREQMKVELKKLQAKVGTTFVYITHDQSEALVMSDVVAVMNKGRFEQMGSPQELYRAPQSPFVARFVGENNIWAGRVEKSSGDEVAIKTDEGFVFSAKSHSPLTIGDRADLFLRPEAMRIEPREPAGLNTFTVAVRAILFDGAASRLLTATDSGHELMVALPQNRRFDHIVPGQTIAVGWHPESGVCFPATTSAAAAAAGEA
- a CDS encoding ABC transporter permease, whose amino-acid sequence is MKTSRLSLWIFLSPVLMWLFLLIVLPHLDLFIMSFRAKDEYGQMGFSLQNYANFFAEPIYWLTFVRTAIYSVITTVFTFLLAMPVAFYIVKVVRPKYKGFLMVLLLLPFWVSELVRVYGWMILLRESGVVNFFLLKLGIVDAPLHMLYTDATMIMGLVYTSMLFMVVPVISVLESLDDSLIEAASDLGGSKISIWREIILPHCKPGITSGAIVVFMLSLGNYLTPNLMGGKNSLWFTEQIYNQFIASFNWNQGAAFGFLLLLLSSLIIWAGLKISRQKLGEVAS